In Euphorbia lathyris chromosome 2, ddEupLath1.1, whole genome shotgun sequence, the sequence TCTTCAAAACGAGCAAAGTGAGAcgaaaacaattcaaaattcAACATACCCAAAATCATCAGGAACAGAACGAGAAATCCTCATTTTCCTTCTAGCTCCTTTGTAAAGGTCCTCCAAACTACACAGTAGCTTGCTTTCAATCGCCGCCGCTTTCTTGTTCCCTTGATTCCTAGTCTCCCCATTCCGGTAAAACCCAGTCTTCGCACTCCCATCACCGCCGCCAGATTCGCCGAAAAATTCGTTGAATATATCCTCGGCATCCCGCGGGTTGAACCGGAAAGGAGTGTCGTTAGCCGTCGGTGGCTTCCCCTCATCACCAGGACCACCGATTTCAAAAGATTTAAGTCCATCTTCTCCGTAGAGATCATAGATCTGACGCTTTTGCGTGTCAGTGAGAACGTCATAAGCTTCAGAAATCTGCTTAAACTTAGCCTCAGCTTCTTTCTTGTTAACCGGATTCTTATCAGGATGCCACTTCATTGCCAGCCTTTTGTAGGCCTTCTTCAGGTCATCGTCAGTCGCTTTCCGATGAACTTTTAGGATATTATAGTAATCAACTCCCATTCCTTTTTAGTATTTCTTTTTGTTTCAGTATTGAAAGAAGAGTGATTGATTGATTATAATGGCGAATGGATTTTCCTTAAATTGATGAAAAGTCGTGGGCTTGGCGAAATTCTTAAAGTTAAGGTGAATTGACGGAGGCGAACAAAGAACCCGGCGAGTCGGCCGGTGGTGGAGAaagtaaagaagaagaaaaataagcgAGTAGCAGTGATCACGGTGTTGATAACGCGTCACTGGGCGATATTTAAAAAAGGGGTAACGCTGGCGTAACAGGTGTTGTATGGAAAATGAATGCATCAGATAGTTAATGGTAATTAATTACGATATGGGATCTGTAACTGTAACTCTTGTCTGTGACAGTAATTTAATAATGGCAATAAATCTAGTAGTAATTTATTGTTGGACAAAACGCTGATAAATGCTTGTGAGTTGTAATCATCGTGTTGCAATCTCAATGGatgaatttaataaatattagtccgtttcatattacatatcGATTTAGAGAATTTAATTAttgtcttttatttatttattctactGTTTATTTATTCTATAGAAAATCtatttttctaattaattttcataaactcACGAtttatagcagaaaaaaagATAATTTAACGTGTACTAATCATATAAAATGATATGTATAATGAAACAAGAAAAAAGAAtttctagaaagacatgtaatataaaacggagataatataattaaataaattataatggtcattcatttaaaagaaattaCTTTTATAATTAATGCAAATTTTGCttttataaaacttaaaattaactaatgaaaaaataaatactgaattttaaatattaaatattataaatgtttaaagtattaaattatataactgtttgataaatattaaaaataaatactgaatttaaaaatattagttaatattcaacttaaaattttaagttaaatttttttacttacCAGAATAAGTGATTATGTTACTTAATTGAAATGTTTAAGTTGTATTATCAAACAAACTTAAAACCAAATAAGCacttaacatatttattttaagcgTTGAAAATCGTTATCAAACACCGCTTAAATCACCTTTAAACAATTAAACATCAGTCAATAGTGCTTCAAAAAGAAATTTTGTTAGTAAAAAGATGACAAATCATTTTGTAGTGAAAGATCCTTCGTGACATAATCATAGTATTTTAATTCATCAACAAATGAAGTGTCTAATTTCATAGCGCAACAGATTAAACGAAATCGAAAACGATTTAGGTTAATTGGCCTTCTATAACTGAGCGGATCCGCAATTATAGATTCTGCGCTAATATGCTCAATAGACACCGATCTATTTTGTATTATCTACCATATACATGATTCTTTATGTTAAATATTGTCTAGAACATAAATGTTAGTTTATTGTcacaatatattttaaattgtatTTCTGTGAAAAATACAATAATTTCACACTCGGTTTAAAATTAGATATCTTATATTGCGCTATAAATGTTGTTGTCGTGATGGAAGAAATAACTCATCCATCCAATAAACTAAAGTTAACTTTAAACAAAAATGAGATCTAATATAATCAGAATTAGTGTACAATGATATCAAACCGATTAGACTATAACCTATTGTATATGAACTTATTTTCTATGAATAACCTTTTGGCTGCCTTCCAATGGTCCAGCCCAGGATTGTTCAAATATCTGTCTAGCATCAGAAATATGAACACATACATACTTAAGGTCCTTGCAACTTATGAATAAGGAAACTTTTACATTTCCTTAAACTCATAATTTTTTCTTAGGGTGTTGTTTGAGTGTCTCTTTTAGCCCCATGTAGGGATGGTAACGGCTAGAATACTCGTGGGTAGTGTTAATCCCAAATTCATACCCGTTTATTTTTCAATTGTcagtacccgtcccattaccctaataggtatactttttgcatcccatacccgtcccatttaattcacggatatccgcgggtacccttatccgttaagaatcaataaataaaacaaaaaattacaaatttaacaaagtataaatttaataaatcatctatctaaaaattgaacaaattgaaccttaatccataagaataaagtagcttaattatatcactcaatggttgaagaacaaaaggttggggttcaaatctcacatttatatctaaaaaacaataatatcttttaatatataaaagagtgaTGACGGAAAACGGTTACCAGGTACCTAGGGGGATATTTCCATATATgttccattaccctaacgggtaatgattttgatctcatactcatctcatacccttttatatagggtacgggtagtcctaTTAGGATCGGATAGTACCGGATATCCACGGATACAGTATCCATTGCCATCCCTAGCCACATGGGTGTTACATGAGTTGCATTCTTGCATGCCAATTCTCTTAAGTACATTCTCTATATAACAATTTTGTGATAATCCAAGAATACCTCGAGAGCGATCATGATGTATTTGGATCCCTAATACAAAAAAGGCATCACCAAGATCTTTCATCTCAAAATGCTTTGATAAAAATTTCTTAGTCTCGTACAATCGAATCAAATCATTATTTGCAAGCAATATATAATTGACATATAAAACTAGGAAAATGCATTTACTTCTAATGAACTTGTGGTATACACAATCATTAGCCAAATTCATCTCAAAACTATATGAGACAACAACTTGGTGAAATTTGTGACACCATTGATGGGATGCCTGCTTGAACCATAAATAGATTTCTTTAACTTGCAGACCATTTGCATTAGATCACCAAAGACAAAGTTTTCTAGCTACAATATATAGACAGTTTCCTCAATATCACCATTAGAAACATAGTCATAACATTCATTTAATGAAGCTCAAGAACATTGAAATAGACTTCCACTTTGTTCGAAAAAAGATAGAACAAAATATCATCTCTacaatgtcacacccgaccctaaacgacctcaatcggcatcgggcgtgaaatagaaagatcacaatcaacacttaatAGTCTCCAAATATCATGTGTGTGTGTAAAGATTGcttataaaaaatgtaaagtaaGAAATACTTTCATCATTTCACTCATTTGTTTTAGAATCCGGTGTAAATTCTCCATCTCTTATGCGAACCACATGCATGTAGCTTCTTTCTATTTTCATATTGATGCGGTTGGATCTATTCTCCATACTGTTCTGATATCATGTAAAAATATCTCAAATGGAAGAAATGGAACTTTTATTCCTCATTTTCTCTTTTTGATGAATTACGGATCTAGTTGGTATTTATACTCTCAATACAGTTGAAATGACTACCTTTATACCAAACACATAGTTTTGGTATTAATACCAAAACACACCGTTTTATGTTACTGTAAGAAAAAGTGATAAGGCACCAAAATAGGTTTAAAGTTTTAAAGAAAATATCAaattaggctccacgtacaaaagaACACCAATTTGGCTTAGTGTTTAAGAAAAATACCAATTTAAACCTCGATAACAAAACGTTagatgtcattcatattactctatTAAGTTCTGTTAATTGTacatggagagagaaatcaaaacttaaaggagtaatatgaatgacgtgtcaaATTTCGTTGTCGAATCCTAAATTCGTAGTCTTTTTTAAACATTAGCCTATATTaatgctattttatacgttgaACTTAAATTGACACCCTAATGACcacgtgaatttggtcattcagcgTTGGATGTAGACTGATTAAAGCCAAGCCTTATGATGCTTTAAATACTACTTTCCAAAAAAACCTTAAATCTATTTTGATAACTTATCTCTCAGAAAAATGCCCCAATTTTAAcagtattttttttctcaattacgATTCATTTTGTTATATTTGAATTGCGTGATGAATtgattatattaataataaaataagtaAATTAAGAACAAACATAAAAGGAGGATTATAtgtgagaaaagaaaagagaggagAGATTCCATTAgtttatgtatatgtatatcgACTACCGGGTGAATGTTTTTTCTTGGAAAGTTAAGAAAACAAAAAGGAGGAAATTCTGTTAAGGCAATAGGTGTAAGGTGACAGACAGCGTGACGGACATGTAGGATTATAAAAAAGCAGTCGCGTTGGTGATAATGTTTttagaaaggaaagaaagaacgTGCAGTGAAGTAATCGGTAGTTGTAAAGAATAATCTAATTGCAGAATCAGGTTTGGCGTCGGTACGTGCCTAATGGAATAATTTCAATTACgccatattattattatttttattcataAAATC encodes:
- the LOC136218084 gene encoding uncharacterized protein; its protein translation is MGVDYYNILKVHRKATDDDLKKAYKRLAMKWHPDKNPVNKKEAEAKFKQISEAYDVLTDTQKRQIYDLYGEDGLKSFEIGGPGDEGKPPTANDTPFRFNPRDAEDIFNEFFGESGGGDGSAKTGFYRNGETRNQGNKKAAAIESKLLCSLEDLYKGARRKMRISRSVPDDFGKPKTVDEILKIDIKPGWKKGTKITFPEKGNQEPGVIPADLIFVVDEKPHAVFKRDGNDLIVNKKISLLEALTGKTVDLTTLDGRYLTIPSSDIIKPGHEIVISNEGMPISKEPHKKGNLRVKFDITFPSRLTAEQKSDLKRVLGGIDN